One part of the Arabidopsis thaliana chromosome 4, partial sequence genome encodes these proteins:
- the SDG2 gene encoding SET domain protein 2 (SET domain protein 2 (SDG2); EXPRESSED IN: male gametophyte, cultured cell; EXPRESSED DURING: M germinated pollen stage; CONTAINS InterPro DOMAIN/s: SET domain (InterPro:IPR001214); BEST Arabidopsis thaliana protein match is: histone methyltransferases(H3-K4 specific);histone methyltransferases(H3-K36 specific) (TAIR:AT1G77300.1); Has 30201 Blast hits to 17322 proteins in 780 species: Archae - 12; Bacteria - 1396; Metazoa - 17338; Fungi - 3422; Plants - 5037; Viruses - 0; Other Eukaryotes - 2996 (source: NCBI BLink).), translating into MSDGGVACMPLLNIMEKLPIVEKTTLCGGNESKTAATTENGHTSIATKVPESQPANKPSASSQPVKKKRIVKVIRKVVKRRPKQPQKQADEQLKDQPPSQVVQLPAESQLQIKEQDKKSEFKGGTSGVKEVENGGDSGFKDEVEEGELGTLKLHEDLENGEISPVKSLQKSEIEKGEIVGESWKKDEPTKGEFSHLKYHKGYVERRDFSADKNWKGGKEEREFRSWRDPSDEIEKGEFIPDRWQKMDTGKDDHSYIRSRRNGVDREKTWKYEYEYERTPPGGRFVNEDIYHQREFRSGLDRTTRISSKIVIEENLHKNEYNNSSNFVKEYSSTGNRLKRHGAEPDSIERKHSYADYGDYGSSKCRKLSDDCSRSLHSDHYSQHSAERLYRDSYPSKNSSLEKYPRKHQDASFPAKAFSDKHGHSPSRSDWSPHDRSRYHENRDRSPYARERSPYIFEKSSHARKRSPRDRRHHDYRRSPSYSEWSPHDRSRPSDRRDYIPNFMEDTQSDRNRRNGHREISRKSGVRERRDCQTGTELEIKHKYKESNGKESTSSSKELQGKNILYNNSLLVEKNSVCDSSKIPVPCATGKEPVQVGEAPTEELPSMEVDMDICDTPPHEPMASDSSLGKWFYLDYYGTEHGPARLSDLKALMEQGILFSDHMIKHSDNNRWLVNPPEAPGNLLEDIADTTEAVCIEQGAGDSLPELVSVRTLPDGKEIFVENREDFQIDMRVENLLDGRTITPGREFETLGEALKVNVEFEETRRCVTSEGVVGMFRPMKRAIEEFKSDDAYGSESDEIGSWFSGRWSCKGGDWIRQDEASQDRYYKKKIVLNDGFPLCLMQKSGHEDPRWHHKDDLYYPLSSSRLELPLWAFSVVDERNQTRGVKASLLSVVRLNSLVVNDQVPPIPDPRAKVRSKERCPSRPARPSPASSDSKRESVESHSQSTASTGQDSQGLWKTDTSVNTPRDRLCTVDDLQLHIGDWFYTDGAGQEQGPLSFSELQKLVEKGFIKSHSSVFRKSDKIWVPVTSITKSPETIAMLRGKTPALPSACQGLVVSETQDFKYSEMDTSLNSFHGVHPQFLGYFRGKLHQLVMKTFKSRDFSAAINDVVDSWIHARQPKKESEKYMYQSSELNSCYTKRARLMAGESGEDSEMEDTQMFQKDELTFEDLCGDLTFNIEGNRSAGTVGIYWGLLDGHALARVFHMLRYDVKSLAFASMTCRHWKATINSYKDISRQVDLSSLGPSCTDSRLRSIMNTYNKEKIDSIILVGCTNVTASMLEEILRLHPRISSVDITGCSQFGDLTVNYKNVSWLRCQNTRSGELHSRIRSLKQTTDVAKSKGLGGDTDDFGNLKDYFDRVEKRDSANQLFRRSLYKRSKLYDARRSSAILSRDARIRRWAIKKSEHGYKRVEEFLASSLRGIMKQNTFDFFALKVSQIEEKMKNGYYVSHGLRSVKEDISRMCREAIKDELMKSWQDGSGLSSATKYNKKLSKTVAEKKYMSRTSDTFGVNGASDYGEYASDREIKRRLSKLNRKSFSSESDTSSELSDNGKSDNYSSASASESESDIRSEGRSQDLRIEKYFTADDSFDSVTEEREWGARMTKASLVPPVTRKYEVIEKYAIVADEEEVQRKMRVSLPEDYGEKLNAQRNGIEELDMELPEVKEYKPRKLLGDEVLEQEVYGIDPYTHNLLLDSMPGELDWSLQDKHSFIEDVVLRTLNRQVRLFTGSGSTPMVFPLRPVIEELKESAREECDIRTMKMCQGVLKEIESRSDDKYVSYRKGLGVVCNKEGGFGEEDFVVEFLGEVYPVWKWFEKQDGIRSLQENKTDPAPEFYNIYLERPKGDADGYDLVVVDAMHMANYASRICHSCRPNCEAKVTAVDGHYQIGIYSVRAIEYGEEITFDYNSVTESKEEYEASVCLCGSQVCRGSYLNLTGEGAFQKVLKDWHGLLERHRLMLEACVLNSVSEEDYLELGRAGLGSCLLGGLPDWMIAYSARLVRFINFERTKLPEEILKHNLEEKRKYFSDIHLDVEKSDAEVQAEGVYNQRLQNLAVTLDKVRYVMRHVFGDPKNAPPPLERLTPEETVSFVWNGDGSLVDELLQSLSPHLEEGPLNELRSKIHGHDPSGSADVLKELQRSLLWLRDEIRDLPCTYKCRNDAAADLIHIYAYTKCFFKVREYQSFISSPVHISPLDLGAKYADKLGESIKEYRKTYGENYCLGQLIYWYNQTNTDPDLTLVKATRGCLSLPDVASFYAKAQKPSKHRVYGPKTVKTMVSQMSKQPQRPWPKDKIWTFKSTPRVFGSPMFDAVLNNSSSLDRELLQWLRNRRHVFQATWDS; encoded by the exons ATGAGCGATGGGGGTGTCGCATGCATGCCTCTACTGAATATCATGGAAAAGCTTCCAATTGTGGAGAAGACGACTCTTTGTGGAGGCAATGAAAGCAAGACTGCTGCTACTACGGAAAATGGTCACACATCTATCGCAACCAAGGTTCCGGAGTCTCAGCCAGCTAATAAACCTTCAGCGTCGTCTCAGCCagttaagaagaagagaattgtTAAGGTAATTCGTAAAGTGGTTAAGAGGAGACCAAAGCAGCCGCAGAAACAAGCTGATGAGCAGCTGAAAGACCAGCCACCTTCCCAGGTAGTGCAACTCCCTGCAGAATCACAGTTGCAGATTAAAGAGCAGGATAAGAAGAGTGAGTTTAAAGGAGGAACTAGTGGGGTTAAAGAAGTGGAAAACGGTGGAGATTCTGGGTTTAAGGATGAAGTGGAAGAGGGTGAATTAGGTACGTTAAAGCTTCATGAGGATTTGGAGAACGGTGAAATCTCTCCAGTAAAGTCATTGCAGAAGAGTGAGATTGAAAAGGGCGAGATTGTTGGGGAGAGTTGGAAGAAAGATGAACCTACCAAGGGTGAGTTCAGTCATCTAAAATATCATAAAGGGTATGTGGAGAGAAGGGATTTTTCAGCAGATAAGAACTGGAAAGGaggtaaagaagaaagagaattcAGATCATGGAGAGATCCCagtgatgaaattgaaaaggGGGAATTCATCCCAGACAGATGGCAAAAAATGGATACAGGAAAAGATGATCATAGTTATATCAGATCTCGTAGGAATGGAGTAGACAGAGAGAAAACGTGgaaatatgaatatgaatatgaacGTACCCCGCCAGGTGGAAGGTTTGTGAATGAGGATATCTACCACCAGAGAGAGTTCAGAAGTGGGCTTGACAGGACTACGAGGATCAGTTCTAAAATTGTTATAGAGGAAAATTTACATAAGAATGAATACAACAATTCCAGTAATTTTGTAAAGGAGTACTCTTCTACTGGGAACAGATTGAAGCGACATGGAGCTGAACCAGATAGCATTGAGCGCAAACATTCCTATGCTGATTATGGGGATTATGGGAGTTCTAAATGTAGAAAACTTTCAGATGATTGTTCCCGCTCTCTTCACTCGGACCACTACTCACAGCATTCTGCTGAGAGACTGTACAGAGATTCATATCCATCAAAAAATTCATCTCTGGAAAAGTATCCTAGAAAGCATCAAGACGCATCTTTCCCTGCCAAGGCTTTTTCAGACAAACATGGACACAGCCCTTCGCGATCTGACTGGTCCCCACATGACCGGTCTAGGTACCATGAAAACAGGGATAGAAGTCCATATGCTCGGGAGAGATCACCATACATCTTTGAGAAGTCTTCACATGCTCGTAAAAGATCTCCTCGTGACCGCCGTCACCATGATTATAGAAGAAGTCCAAGTTACTCTGAGTGGTCACCTCATGATCGCTCTAGGCCTAGTGATCGCAGGGACTATATTCCTAACTTTATGGAAGATACCCAGAGCGATCGTAACAGGCGCAATGGGCATAGGGAAATAAGCAGGAAAAGTGGAGTTAGGGAGAGGAGGGATTGTCAGACTGGTACGGAGCTTGAGATTAAGCACAAATATAAGGAATCTAATGGAAAAGAGTCAACCTCGTCAAGCAAAGAATTGCAAggtaaaaacattttgtacAACAATAGTCTGCTGGTTGAGAAAAATTCCGTCTGTGATTCATCCAAGATTCCAGTTCCGTGTGCAACGGGAAAAGAGCCTGTGCAAGTTGGTGAAGCCCCAACAGAAGAGTTGCCATCAATGGAGGTAGATATGGACATTTGTGACACACCACCTCACGAGCCTATGGCGTCTGATTCATCCTTGGGGAAGTGGTTTTATCTTGATTACTATGGCACAGAACATGGGCCTGCAAGGTTATCCGATCTCAAAGCTCTTATGGAGCAAGGCATTCTGTTCTCCGATCATATGATAAAGCATTCAGATAATAATAGGTGG CTCGTAAATCCTCCTGAAGCTCCTGGTAATTTATTAGAAGACATTGCAGATACTACTGAAGCAGTTTGTATTGAGCAAGGAGCTGGAGATTCCTTGCCTGAATTAGTGTCCGTACGGACCCTACCAGATGGTAAAGAAATTTTTGTAGAGAATCGTGAAGATTTCCAGATTGATATGAGGGTCGAAAATCTCTTGGATGGTCGTACTATCACTCCTGGCAGAGAATTTGAAACACTTGGAG AAGCTCTGAAGGTTAATGTTGAGTTTGAGGAGACCAGAAGATGTGTGACATCTGAAG GAGTTGTTGGGATGTTCCGCCCCATGAAAAGGGCGATCGAAGAATTTAAGTCAGACGATGCTTATGGTTCCGAGAGTGATGAGATAGGCAGCTGGTTTTCAGGTCGTTGGTCTTGCAAAGGCGGGGATTGGATAAGACAAGATGAAGCTTCTCAAGATAgatattacaaaaagaaaattgttctGAATGATGGTTTCCCGTTATGCCTGATGCAGAAATCTGGTCATGAGGATCCTCGGTGGCATCACAAGGATGACTTGTATTATCCTCTCAGTAGCTCTAGGCTTGAACTTCCTCTGTGGGCTTTTTCTGTTGTAGATGAGAGAAATCAGACGAGGGGAGTAAAAGCTAGTTTGCTGTCCGTAGTTAGGCTGAACTCTTTGGTTGTTAATGACCAAGTTCCACCAATTCCTGATCCTCGAGCAAAAGTTCGTAGTAAGGAGAGGTGCCCTTCAAGGCCTGCTCGTCCATCCCCTGCATCTAGTGATTCCAAGAGGGAATCAGTAGAAAGTCATTCCCAATCAACAGCTTCCACTGGTCAAGATTCACAGGGACTTTGGAAAACCGACACATCTGTAAACACTCCTAGGGATCGTCTGTGTACAGTCGATGATTTGCAATTGCATATAGGTGATTGGTTCTACACGGATGGGGCTGGACAAGAACAAGGACCTCTGTCATTTTCGGAGCTCCAGAAATTGGTGGAGAAAGGTTTCATTAAGAGCCACAGCAGTGTCTTCAGGAAATCTGATAAAATCTGGGTCCCTGTTACTTCTATCACAAAATCTCCTGAAACCATTGCCATGCTTCGGGGGAAAACCCCAGCTCTGCCTTCAGCTTGTCAAGGCCTTGTTGTCTCAGAGACTCAAGATTTCAAGTATTCTGAAATGGACACAAGTCTAAACTCGTTCCATGGTGTGCACCCTCAGTTTCTTGGTTATTTCCGTGGGAAACTTCATCAATTGGTTATGAAAACATTCAAGAGTCGGGATTTTTCTGCTGCCATAAACGATGTTGTAGACTCTTGGATCCATGCAAGACAGCCTAAGAAAGAGAGTGAAAAGTACATGTACCAATCATCAG AATTGAATTCTTGCTATACGAAAAGAGCTCGCTTGATGGCTGGTGAAAGTGGAGAAGATTCTGAAATGGAAGATACCCAAATGTTTCAGAAGGATGAGTTGACATTTGAGGATTTATGTGGGGACTTAACCTTCAATATCGAAGGAAATAGATCTGCTGGCACCGTGGGGATTTACTGGGGTCTGTTGGATGGCCATGCATTAGCACGGGTGTTTCATATGTTGAGATATGATGTAAAATCACTTGCATTTGCTTCCATGACTTGTAGACATTGGAAGGCCACTATTAATTCATACAAAGATATTTCAAGACAAGTTGACTTATCTTCTTTGGGTCCCAGCTGCACAGATTCTAGGCTCAGGAGTATTATG AACACTTACAACAAGGAGAAGATAGACTCTATAATTCTGGTTGGTTGTACAAACGTGACTGCCAGCATGCTTGAGGAAATTCTTCGTTTACATCCCCGTATATCTTCTGTAGACATCACAGGCTGCTCCCAGTTTGGAGATTTGACAGTGAACTATAAAAACGTAAGTTGGCTCAGATGCCAGAATACTCGATCAGGTGAATTACATTCCAGGATAAGGAGTCTGAAACAGACTACAGATGTTGCTAAGTCTAAGGGTTTAGGGGGCGATACAGATGATTTTGGTAACCTTAAGGATTACTTTGATCGAGTAGAAAAGCGAGACTCAGCCAATCAGTTATTCCGGAGAAGCTTATACAAACGCTCAAAATTGTACGATGCAAGGAGATCATCTGCCATACTATCCAGGGATGCTCGTATCAGGCGATGGGCAATTAAAAAGTCAGAACATGGGTATAAGCGAGTGGAGGAATTCCTTGCTTCAAGTCTTCGAGGCATAATGAAGCAGAATACTTTTGACTTCTTTGCATTGAAG GTTTCTCAGATCgaggaaaaaatgaaaaatggttACTACGTTAGTCATGGTTTGAGATCTGTCAAGGAGGATATCAGCCGGATGTGCAGGGAAGCAATTAA AGATGAACTAATGAAATCATGGCAAGATGGCTCTGGGCTCTCATCAGCCACTAAGTACAACAAGAAGTTGAGTAAAACAGTAGCTGAAAAGAAGTACATGAGCAGGACTAGTGACACATTTGGTGTAAATGGTGCTTCTGACTATGGAGAGTATGCATCTGACCGAGAAATCAAAAGGCGTTTGTCTAAACTGAATCGTAAATCGTTTAGTTCGGAAAGTGACACATCTTCTGAACTTTCTGACAATGGCAAGAGTGACAACTATAGCTCAGCTTCGGCTTCAGAAAGTGAATCGGACATCCGTTCAGAAGGTCGATCACAAGACTTACGCATCGAAAAATACTTCACAGCAGACGATTCTTTTGATTCGGTGACCGAAGAGCGTGAATGGGGTGCACGCATGACCAAAGCTAGTCTTGTGCCACCTGTTACTAGGAAATATGAAGTGATTGAAAAGTATGCAATTGTTGCGGATGAGGAGGAAGTACAACGAAAGATGCGGGTTTCTTTGCCAGAGGACTATGGTGAGAAGCTTAATGCACAAAGAAATGGCATTGAAGAATTAGATATGGAACTGCCTGAAGTCAAGGAGTATAAACCAAGAAAGCTTCTTGGCGATGAGGTTTTAGAGCAAGAGGTTTATGGAATCGATCCTTACACCCATAACCTCTTACTTGATTCAATGCCTGGAGAATTGGACTGGTCACTGCAGGATAAACATTCATTTATAGAAGATGTAGTCTTACGGACCCTGAACAGGCAAGTTCGGCTGTTCACTGGATCTGGAAGCACCCCTATGGTATTCCCTTTAAGGCCTGTGATTGAAGAGCTCAAAGAGAGTGCTCGTGAAGAGTGTGATATACGAACAATGAAGATGTGTCAAGGCGTCTTAAAGGAAATAGAAAGTCGTTCTGATGATAAATATGTTTCTTATCGGAAG GGCCTTGGTGTTGTGTGCAACAAAGAAGGtggttttggagaagaagattttgttgttgaatttcTTGGAGAG gTTTATCCTGTTTGGAAGTggtttgagaagcaagatgGGATCCGTTCCTTAcaggaaaacaaaactgatCCTGCACCAGAGTTCTACAATATATATCTTGAGAGACCAAAG GGTGATGCTGATGGATATGATTTAGTCGTTGTTGATGCCATGCACATGGCTAACTACGCAAGTCGAATTTGTCACTCTTGCCGACCTAATTGTGAAGCTAA GGTTACTGCGGTGGATGGACACTACCAGATTGGCATCTATTCAGTACGCGCTATTGAATATGGCGAGGAGATAACTTTCGATTATAATTCTGTAACTGAG AGTAAGGAAGAATATGAAGCGTCTGTTTGCTTGTGTGGTAGCCAAGTATGTCGAGGCAGCTACTTGAATCTCACTGGTGAAGGTGCATTTCAGAAG GTGTTGAAGGATTGGCATGGTCTGCTGGAACGACACAGACTGATGCTGGAAGCTTGTGTATTGAATTCAGTTTCAGAAGAAGATTATCTTGAGTTGGGAAGAGCTGGACTGGGAAGTTGTTTGCTTGGTGGGTTGCCAGATTGGATGATTGCTTATTCTGCTCGTCTG GTCCGGTTCATCAATTTCGAGAGAACAAAGCTACCCGAGGAAATTCTTAAGCACAATctagaagaaaagagaaaatactTTTCAGATATACACCTTGATGTTGAGAAAAGTGATGCTGAGGTTCAG GCTGAGGGTGTCTACAATCAGAGGCTTCAGAATTTGGCTGTTACACTTGACAAG GTGCGATATGTTATGAGACATGTGTTTGGGGATCCAAAGAACGCTCCTCCTCCGCTGGAGAGGCTTACTCCTGAAGAAACAGTGTCTTTTGTTTGGAACGGGGATGGCTCTTTAGTTGATGAGCTTCTTCAGAGCCTGTCACCGCACCTTGAAGAAGGCCCTCTTAATGAACTCAGATCAAAGATTCATGGCCATGATCCATCTGGATCTGCTGATGTTTTAAAGGAACTTCAGAGATCGTTACTTTG GTTGAGAGATGAGATCCGAGATCTCCCATGTACATACAAGTGTCGGAATGATGCTGCAGCTGATTTAATTCACATATATGCCTATACCAAGTGCTTTTTCAAAGTTCGG GAATACCAGTCCTTTATCTCTTCTCCTGTACACATTAGTCCGTTAGATTTGGGGGCTAAGTATGCTGACAAGTTAGGTGAGAGTATAAAGGAGTACCGGAAGACTTATGGCGAGAACTATTGTCTCGGGCAGCTAATTTACTGGTATAACCAGACAAATACTGATCCAGATCTTACATTGGTGAAAGCAACCAGAGGTTGCTTGTCTTTACCCGATGTTGCTTCCTTCTATGCAAAGGCCCAGAAACCATCGAAGCATCGTGTATATGGCCCAAAGACGGTGAAAACTATGGTTTCACAGATg TCTAAGCAACCTCAAAGACCGTGGCCAAAGGATAAAATATGGACGTTCAAAAGCACCCCAAGAGTATTTGGAAGCCCGATGTTCGATGCCGTCCTTAATAACTCATCATCACTAGATAGAGAACTGTTGCAGTGGTTAAGAAATAGACGGCATGTCTTCCAAGCGACATGGGATAGTTAG